GATGCTCTGACAATATCTCCTGTACACTAAACCTCTTAATGAGTTCTTGTGTTTGTCTTCACAGACGTCACTATCACATCTCTGCCTTCTCTTTATTGTATTACAACGTCGTTCTTGGAGTTTTCACCTGCATTTCCAGACTTCTCCGCAGTCTCGTAGTGGGATTAGTATTTCTTGGTAGACTAGATCACAGCGTTTTGCCAAGAAATCACGAAAACCTTGACCCAGGTACATATAATAAACGCCAGATATTTGCGATATGTACACCGGTGTGGGTGGTTGAATGCATATATAACttcaatccatccatcaatcaataCATGTATGCCGTATAGGTGAGGCCTATGTAAACCTTCTCCTTTGACATGTAACTTCTGTTTAGACGTTGACCTTGGAAGTGACACCCCTAACTTGACAGTCACTTTTAAACGGGCATATATACTTTATGCTGGTTTCCAGGGATTACTCTCTTAACTTATTAAGCGATcaaaaatgtcgccaccaaaacaaatattatttatcgagcTTCAAGACAACGTCAGACCGTAGTATAACGGTACTTCGAAACCATTTATATGGGTGAAAAGGCATAAGGAAGTTAGATCTGTCCACAAATTGCAAGAGGcatgaaatttaagtaacaAATATTATACTAGTATATAATTATTACATTATTACATTGTAATTGAAATAACTTAAAGtttttttgttatatatatatatatatatatatatatatatatatatatatattatatatatatatatatatatatatatatatatatttatcttaGGTCATCGGGCCTACATTGGATTCCTTAAAGTTGAAGAGGCTCACACTCACCCTGTACTGGTCACTTTCTGTCATCTTCTTCAATTCTCACGGGATTTCAAACCTGGGACATCCTTAGATGGTAAAGATGTTTTTAACATACCTTCTTCAATAGACAGATAGGCAAAGATAGATGATAGAtactagatagatagagagatagagagacagatgcataacacatacatacatacatacatacacacacacatacatacatacatacatacatacatacatacatacatacatacatacatacatacatacatacataattcatacatacatacatacatacatacatacatacatacatacatacatacatacattcatacatacatacatacatacatacatacatacatacatacatacatacatacatacatacatacatacatacatacatacatacatacatacatacatacatacatacatacatacatacatacatacatacatacatacatacatacatacatacatacatacatacatacatacatacatacatacatacatacatacataagttttTTATGTATGAAGCAAATTAATGTAGGAAAAACGCAATTCTTGATGTGGTACATCTATCTttcagtgtgtgtgtgcttttgtaattttcatcttgcaaacatttgttttctattgaaTCATCATCCTTCTTTTAGTTGTTATGATTATTGGCTGCGAATTGTAGCAATTGTAAATAATTAATAAACAAAACATTTGCCCGTATATTTAGTTAGTAAATTCATTAGgataaaatgaaaagttaatGAATCCCTCTTTTAGTTATCGTGTTTGTTGGTTGCGAAATGTGACAATTGTAAATAAGTAATAAACACACATTTCCCCGTATGTTTAGATACTGGACCTCAACTTTCTTTAGGATTAAATGAAAAGTTAGTTTGCTTATTTAAGCCCATGTATACACATACTCCAAAGACTGTTAGCATTCCCACAGGGACTTTCACTGTGTAAATCCCCTTTGGTGGCGCTCTTCTTGAATGTTGGAACGCCGATGTGTTATATTCTAGAAAAAAGATTATTTTCATTGATCATCCACTTTCGGAGAAAGTGTATAATGGGTATAtttaagaaaacattttttgaataaattgggATACCTTCAATGTATTTTGATGACAAGGTTGAGGAATTTCGGTGTCTTTTTGTTATTTGAATCGGATGTAGAAATACTCTGCCACACTATAGGAGTTTCACAGACAGAAGTAGACATATGTTGGAAGAAATTGGCCCCTCCTTAGACGCCCTCACGACGTCCCTTCCATCTTACACGCTTATGTTGGCggttttcttcaaaattaaaGTTGTCGGAAATGTGTTTCAGTGTTGCAATAAATTCATTTCAGGCTCTGCGCCCGTTGGTCTGTTTAAAACGCTGATCGCCATAGAAAATCAAAGATTACTGCTTCGCTTAACTCATTCTGAAAGATTTAACATATGTGATCTTATATTGTCTTCCTTCAGGGTTTTTGAAATACCGATGCAGTCAACCCAATACAGAAGGACATCTCGAGCAAAGATCCGTTGGTTTTTGGCGTACACTTTAATCAGAAACCCCATACTGCAGGTTACGCGTTCACATCTGCTCGCAACCCGTGTGGGAGATACCTACGGTGATGGCAGGGCTTTCTGGAGAAGAGCCACTTTCAGCTAGCTGACCGTAGTCGGTATTCACAATGATTCATTTCATACAGCTATGCAAACAACTTCCTGACAATCAATCGTATGTGACTTTGCCGTACCACCAGAACTTTAGTCTGTCACATTGTGCTTTCATCCCACTGTCGAAACCGTATAGTAAGAGATTGGCAGATGGAAGCGGATAGTGACACAAATGCACAAAACTGGAAGCATTTGATGTGCATTTGATGTGCAAAACTGACTTCTGATATTTACATGCTTGACAATCTTTCACGATAACGCTACAGGTGCACTACTGAAGCAATGAAAGCAGCTTAGAACAATTTGAAGGCAAGGTGTGGTCAAAATGTACGTtccatgcataaaatgtatgtatgtgtgtgtatgtatgtatgtatgtatttatgtgcatatgtatccTTACACTTTTTATACCTGTATATTGTCTCAGACAACGACGGCTACACAATGAGCATGCAGCTGTGTCAAATCTGCCTTTGGAAACTCGTTGAACGATTGTCTAGTCATAGCAGAGCGGAAAAGTCTAGATATAATTTTACTGCTAAtgttcatatttcataattatatatatatatatatatatatatatatatatatatatatatatatatatatatatatatatatatatgtatagtcTTTGAAGACAAAGTATGCCTTATGAGCCGTTGCCATTGGCGAGAGCCAAGCCTAGAAAGCGTTAGAATTGTGTCAAAAAAATATTAGGTAGATGAAAGTATATGTTTCATATGTACACATAtagactgatatatatatatatatatatatatatatatatatatatatatatatatatatatatatatatatatatatatatttgaagatgCACACCCCTATATTAAGAATTTTGCTCTAAAAAGGTAATCTACGACCTTGAATTTCTATGAACTCGATATTGTAATATTGTACAGCAGAACTGAGGCACTGTTATGGCTCAGTGTGAGACAATAACTGCATATCTTTTCTAATATAAAACACAATGCAGTGTACTTTTGTGGCTGGAATTCTTTGACTGAAAATGGAAGAAAGTTGGCCCACATTGTACACATATACAAACGTTTCCATCCAACGTAATCGACACATTCATCATACAAGTGAAGCAGTCGTCCTTCCTAGAAGCGCTTAAAGTAAATAATACGATACCAGAAAGACAGTCCCAGGACTAAGTTTGCTGGACAGTCTTTAGATGACGTCACGTTGCAGGCCGCTGTCAGGATTAGTGTAGTTCTTTGACTACCAATAAATGCAGAGGAAACAAGGTTACTGCAGTTGTGCCACGTCACCAGAATTACAGCTACAACATCTCCATGTATTCGACGACAGAGTGAAGGGTCATAAGTTTATTTGTGGTCCCACTGGGAGAAGTACGAAATCCACATTCTTTTGATGATACTATTAACACGaattgaactaatttggaattATTGGATCTTtatggttttcaattttctaaaaaGTGTTGGGTGCCCTTTAGctgctgaatattgcaatattacaaattgctcataaaaacaagtgcttTGCTAAACGAGAGaagtagatgagcttatatttgcagagTAAACCGACATTAATacaatatccaattatcccaaattagttccaatcgtgttcattatGAAAGATGTAATATTTCCAATAAAGACATGTATTTTCTGTCACACAGCCCGTCTATGACCCCTGCCTCCTCTCCTCTTTATAACACTCTAATTGCAACCTCGGATCACTTGACCTATAAAATTGCCTAAACACCTACCGTATTGAACTTAAAAGGGATTAAATCAATCAACATTTCGTGATATACTAATGACCCGAAAGAAAGTGATCTAGTGGTTGCAATTAATGGGCCAACTAAAGCCAGAGGAGACGCCGACCGTTGATAGAAACACATGGAGGGCTGTGATAGAAATATCACAAAGGATGTATGGATTTCGGACTTCTCAATGCGGTATTTCCTGGAACAATAGACAATTCACATTTGCTCAGTCTGCTCCTGAGTTAATTAATAACGTTAAAACAACAGACTAAAATAAGTGTTCTTGCTTCATCGTGTGATTACGAATAAAGATGTTTGCATCGCTTCTTTGACTTTGAGTCACCAAATAGACCATACACGCGGAGATATTACAGCTTTAATCATGGCATAAACCTTGCCAATTCTTTTGGGAAACAAGGCGCCTGCATGCGCTACAGTGAAGAACAGTAGGGCTTCGTTCTACATTATGAAACGTCCTACTTATTGATTATATAttgatcattaaaataatttctgtACGTGAGTGCTTGAAGAGCTACAGCGCTGTCGTGGTTTCGCGCTCAATGGTCTTTGCTCCTTCTCCGTTTTGCGTCAattctgttttttgtttcttctgTTGTCTTCTGATGAGCAAGAAATAGGAGAAACCCAGGACAAGACCGCTGAGCATAATTACGGCGCTCGCTGCGTAAAAAGAGTAATGGTAACTCCCCGTGTAATCTCGAAGATAACCTGTAAGAAAATGCGAGTACAAACGCTGAGTGTTACCGTTGCAGGTATGAATATTAAATCATTGCTCGCCTGCTGCAAGCACGGACGTAAAAAGAATGcggtaatatttcatttttattttgattgaaaGATAGTCATTTATTAGGTATACATAAGTCTACAACGTCACTTCGTTTCAATTGAAAGCGGACCTCAAGAGAATCTTGCCGACAGTTTCAGAAAGATGTTACTCTCGAcattgtgaatttgaaaattttaggtTGGCAGAAACACAAGCGAATGAAATTACCCTTGCATGCTTACCTGATAGTGGGGCGCCAATTAACTGTCCGATACTGCCGAACATCATGTGCCATCCGATGGCAGTCATGAAAACTGCATCGTCTACGATCTGTCGGACGGCGACGTTGCTCTGGGAGGAGTAGCCACCCCTCTGAAAGCCAAGCAAGATGAGGAGAGCTATGATTGCCGGTACGGATGAAGCCAACGGGAAGAGCGCAATAGTCACGCCGTGCAGCAGCATCATGAATGCCATGAACGAGACTCCCTTCAAATGGAAACAACTTATTAGAAGTCCCCAGAATGGTCCACCTATGATGAGACCAAGCCCATAAAAGGACAGCAACGACGCGGTTTTTTGGTTTGATAGCAGTGTCTCCCTTAGATGTGGGGCTAAGTGTACCGTCGAAATAATTTGCCCAATGGAGAAAATGAAGAAGCAAATCGTGTACACATCGAACATGAAGTTTGTTTGAAAGATGCTACAATCCATGAATGTGCCGAGTTTTCTCAGTGGAGCACAATGTTGTGAAGTTTTCGTTGTGATCTTGAGCGAGACTTGGTCTGATTCAGTTTGATTTCCACCGACGCCATCATCCACGCTATTTGCCGTTTCAACGAGCTGCGGTTCTTGTGTATGATCTTCCCTGTCATGAAAAGCCTTCCGCTTCTTTGCTTTTGGCGGCATTACAAGTACGGCTGCGCTGAACAAGAGGTGAGCAGAAGCTCCGGAGAAGACAACGAGGGCGCCCCTCCACCAGTAGGTGTCGATCCACAGTTGAATCAATGAAGGCAACGACATTGAGCCGACACCAATGCCTGTGAAAGCAAGTCCGCTCGCCAATGGATGCCTTTTCCTGAAGTGCacagcaaggaatgagatcGACACAGGAATCAGTATACCATATCCAAGACCTAGGTAGAATGGTGAAATCAGAATTATTATGAAGAAAAGCAAACTTTCCAACTACCTCTGAATCACATGCTGGAAAGTGTGGATCTTGTTCATTAACATTACACTGCGCTGGTATTAGTCATTCAAGCGATTGTACTCTCAAGCATCTGAGTACAAAACATagactttttattttttgttactCCTTTACTCGATCTGATGGGAGTCTTTACAGAGATGTCAAACATCGCGTCACAGCGCATGTAAAATGACCTGCCTCACAACTGTACGGTAAGACAGCCAACCACGCAGTTGAAAGATAGCACTGTACTTGATAATATTTGCCAGTCTGTGAGCATGGTTCAGGTATAGTATGTAATAGATACATTTTTTTCGATCAAAGACACGGTGGAAACATGTGATCTCAAAATCTTAATGTGAAATCCATAACATCAGTGTTCTCAGATTTTTTGTAGGTCACGAAAATGTAATGCATTACTCTCACTTCCTTTTCTGAATTGTCTTTAAAATGCAGAAACACGCATGTATCTTCATGAAATCTTGTGCTTGGTCGTGTTAAGTAGACATTAATCTTTTTCATCACTGATTTCTTCAGAATGTAATTAAACTTAAACCACTACAGGTGCTTTTTATTTCTTTGACCAGGTCTCTTGCCCCTAAACTTACCATTTAAAAATCCCAGTGTGATGATAATCTGCCATAGCTGTGAAGAAAACGAGCTCAGGAAGATCGACACGACAGACAAAGCTGCACCAACTGTCACCACTTTCCGTGGACCAAACTTTTTAGCAAAGGCGGAAGAAACGGGACCTGTCGAGACACGGAAGTGGTTAAAATGAATAACATCGGGTGTGATGCAAAGCTGTGATTTATGTAAAGTATCctcatcaaaaattcaaaatcagtgactaaaatgtgtcacggaaattgtACCATGAAACTCTGTAATCATGTTTTATTTCTTGGCACGTATTTTACTGAAGTTCGACTTCAAATATGTTTTCGTTGAAAATCTACAGGACCATGCACGCACAGCGTACTAGACCTACATCAGTTGGTTTGAGAGTGTATGGATATATCCCAGGATATATTTTATGGCTCTTTTAAACCTTTAAAGAAGAAGCAATGAGTATTTTGTCGTGACAGTCAGTAACACAAGAAAAATAATCAAGAATTCTTGGAATAAGGGATAGGACAATAGTGGCCACAATCCTAGCATGCAATGGGCACTTTTGGACAGATATATTTATGTCCCATGACGGATTGGAAGACGTTTCAACAATGACATCACGCATAGTTACAATTATAACACGCCACGTGCTCATTCCGTGtagcgattcgccagaatacgtcacgtgacgagaaaatagatacgtctagtctggttccctgacccatttcccggtagagggcgtggggaaatatagggtcaggtaccggcaaatgtaaacatggacgctattgggttaaaataaaacaagctgtgattggatgaatgtaacacttgtaactttttctcatgtttcttgggtttcgcactttcaggctcacttgacaccaacttcttatttgtaccacaaagccgtggaggtagaaagaaagactttttacctccatgatttagccactgtgatttagcacacctcttgatacttttagaacgtcgacatgatgcctggcatttttcacgaaattcggacaccattctatccatcgaaatcaatcgtcattcacagttccaacaaagtttgctttcaattagctgtgatatcgcagcagtacttgtggcgtgtatcgaacgtgctcgggtcattgggtcacgccacagtcggcgatgacctcaatgaccctagcgcgttcgatacacgccacaagtactgctgcgatatcacagccagccttcaatcacctctattttcccgtacttctggattaatcctttcagttagtttcccgtctcgtgtgccaatgtttttggttcggataccagtgttcgaacataattctgatccagtcgaattttgaccggcgttttcatggtagcagccatatttgttgtagcatgttctgtcaggtgacaaacctccgccatcttgaacaaaattctgttcaagatggctacccggtacctgaccctatatttccccacgccctctaccggggaaatgggtcagggaaccagactaatacgtctagtccccaccggatcgaaaaagtgacgtcagagggtattttttgaaaagctatttccctagggaaatagttctgaccaaatttggaaaagtgcccggtcacgtgaccgtcacGGGCGGAGTGTCgcctgcagctttgcaacaatggcgggtgactggaacgtgatgtgcgtccgggataggtgacgacacattctctaaaacagattttccaacattttccaacattccaacagcgtataggaacttgaacagctcatcgacggaaaagattaaagtgcaactaaggatgtcgctaggtatgcttagaatattttttgaatgaaagtggtaccacgtacaactgaaaccgctgtggaaacatcgcccagtaaacttgtcacaaaagattgttgcagtgcaaaatatcaaaacacattaaaaactatataacaatacaacatgagcatgtggtgtgttataaaacacctatagcctggtctttattcgggctatagcgctcgtctattacccctcgtggccgtgtgttaccagaaacacatcgctatacccctcggccaacggcctcggggaatagcgatgtgtttctggtaacacacggcccctcggggtaatagacgggcgctatagccctcatgaccaggcaataggtgtttattataacacgccacatgctcattccgtgtcgcgattcgccagaatacgtcacgtgacgagaaaatagatacgtctagtccccaccggatcgaaaaaagtgacgtcagagggtattttttgaaaagctatttccctagggaaatagttctgaccaaatttggaaaagtgcccggtcacgtgaccgtcacgggcggagtgtcgtctgcagctttgcaacaatggcgggtgactggaacgtgatgtgcgtccgggataggtgacgacacattctctaaaacagattttccaacattttccaacattccaacagcgtaggaacttgaacagctcatcgacggaaaagattaaagtgcaactaaggatgtcgctaggtaggCCCCTATGCttcgaatattttttgaaagaaagtagtaccacgtacaactgaaaccgctgtacatcgctcagtaaacttgtcacaatggattgttgcggtgcaaaatatcaaaacacattaaaaactatataacaatacaacatgagcatgtggtgtgttataaaacacctatagcctggtctttattcgggctatagcgctcgtctattacccctcgtggccgtgtgttaccagaaacacatcgctataccctcggcctacggcctcggggaatagcgatgtgtttctggtaacacacggccttcggggtaatagacgggcgctatagccctcatgaccaggcataGGTGTTTATTACTTGCCCTGAACTATTTAGAATTTTCCCAAGATGCTAAGTGATTTGAACAAGTGTAGTTGTTGAACGTCATTTACTGAAACCGCAATCCAGGTGATAGAGCAAAGGTGATGTGACGGTTAACGGAGTTTAAGtgcatttttcagtttttggcATCTTCCATTGAGCGTCATAGCCGGCCACTGCAAACACAGTGTATTTTAACAGCTCTGCTGGCAGCATTCTTCGCAATTATAATCCTTCACTTCCACTGCCGGTTTTCCGGAGGGTGGACTTCTTGATAGGCAGAAGAGCCCTAACGCCAATGCAGCGAACGTACGCACCGGCATGGTTCAAGTACCAGTATATATTATAAAGGTATAGGCCTAAATCGCTCGTTAGCATGCTgacattatttattattttatctcTAAAATGGATGCAAGGCTTCAAAAGATAACACTATAAGCAAGTTGCAACGATTAGAGAATGGCaaattgtttgtgtgtgtgttttctttGATGATCATGCAGACGATGAATCTTCATGCAAGAAGTCATTCATAAACGATTGTACATTTTCTTACTCGTGACACGAGTTAATAGTGTAAAGTTCGCAGTTCctgaaacaaaatgaaacagcATATCGAGGAGACCTGCTCTAAGACCGCTTTACACACTCAAATTTTCGTCATTTGAATCGACTCTCGGCGCGCACATTGATTACAATGTCACAAACAGACACCAAGGAATGAAATGCTGGTATTGGTCAGAGgagcaaacatacatacatacatacatacatacatacatacatacatacatacatacatacatacatacatacatacatacatacatacgtacgtacgtatgtacaaacagacagacagacagacagacagacagacagacagagcacATAGAGTACCAAGATATAGATTCTGGGCATTCTTCTTATCACTGTATCAGATAAAGCTCCAAATGTCATTCACCTATGGCGAAAAGGAGGCTAAAATGAATGAACAGGGTCGTTATTGTATACCTAAAAATAGACTATTCCAAAGCTGTCTGCGATACAGCCCTAAGGGAACAAGCACTATTAATAGCCGGGGGGAGAGAAAATGTGGGCATGCAAACACACAGGGTGCTCAAGGCCAAGGGGAAGCCATGAAAATTTCAGAGTACCATAATGGGTCTCCAACTTTTCACTCGATGCGAATCATACCGGTGAGTCACTCTGAACAGGACAGAAAACAAATCCTTCATAAACCAGTTTTCTGAGGCTATCCAATGAAACATCTGTGTTGATCAATGACTGGTGATCATTTACAGGTTGTGCTTATGATCACTGTAATGCTGACTGTCAAAGTATGGAAatgagaaattccaaaatcaaattcctAGTACACAATTACCCTTACAAAAAAAACATGATTACTATATTCTAGAGAAGTACATCCATATCAGTTTTCAAAGACAATTGAATACATACGTATATCTAGTGTTACTTGGAGGCAACACACCATGGACTGCCATATACAGTGAATGACACTTTTACGTGAAATTCAGTGATCACTTGCGCTTGAAACCATCATACTCTTGTACGCGTAGatttatgttatatatatatatatcacagaaACTTACAtattatttgtgtctgtgtctgtgtgtatgtgtgtgtgtgttttggcGGGGCACTAAATTGTTTTCTTGCcgatggggggggggcggctCTGAATATTTTGGCTAACGTCGCCCCCCCCGCCGTTAATAATGCTCGTTCCCTAATATAGCAGAGTTACACTGATCACTCACGCTTTATGGTGGGTAATTCCACAGACGATGTATGAGCCAATATTTGTAATTACTTACCTGTTTCAccgatttcatcaagcttgcATCTGTATTAAGAATTACAATATACTAGTAACAAACTTGTCACCTACACATATTTTCTCAATATTGCGTTTTCAAAAACCTGATAATCGTGAAGCCCAACTATAATTGtgtttcataatatttttacataaaatACAGGTGTTTAAATGTTTGGAGATAACACGTATTAACATGGCCAATGTTACAATGATATATTCAGACATCGCGTATATTTCGGGTTTTTATCGCTGCCACTGTGTAACAGTTGCAACGCAAGAGATGTCTATATCAACCCTCGCCGCCATTTCATCCTGTACATAGTTGAACTCAGCTTAGGAACTTACCAATCATCCATGACAAACTTGCAGCTAAAGACAGGACCCATGACGTTTTTCCGGCGCCTTCTTTGAAATGTTCCACGAAAGAAACGAAGAAAATACCCAGAGCCACGTTTGTGCCCCTTATAAAATACAGAGCTGTGAATAAACCGATGACTGATAACCAGCCCCAAAGACCGCCTTCTACGACCGCGTCCGCTTCGTGTTTCTGTCGAATAGCCATGGTTTTTTCCTACGCTTCGTCAGACTTCCAAAATCTTGATTCGTAAGCTTATTGAACTGCACAACATGGATAGGAGTTGAGTGTGGAGAACAACGGTAAGATG
This is a stretch of genomic DNA from Ptychodera flava strain L36383 chromosome 21, AS_Pfla_20210202, whole genome shotgun sequence. It encodes these proteins:
- the LOC139121831 gene encoding monocarboxylate transporter 13-like produces the protein MAIRQKHEADAVVEGGLWGWLSVIGLFTALYFIRGTNVALGIFFVSFVEHFKEGAGKTSWVLSLAASLSWMIGPVSSAFAKKFGPRKVVTVGAALSVVSIFLSSFSSQLWQIIITLGFLNGLGYGILIPVSISFLAVHFRKRHPLASGLAFTGIGVGSMSLPSLIQLWIDTYWWRGALVVFSGASAHLLFSAAVLVMPPKAKKRKAFHDREDHTQEPQLVETANSVDDGVGGNQTESDQVSLKITTKTSQHCAPLRKLGTFMDCSIFQTNFMFDVYTICFFIFSIGQIISTVHLAPHLRETLLSNQKTASLLSFYGLGLIIGGPFWGLLISCFHLKGVSFMAFMMLLHGVTIALFPLASSVPAIIALLILLGFQRGGYSSQSNVAVRQIVDDAVFMTAIGWHMMFGSIGQLIGAPLSGYLRDYTGSYHYSFYAASAVIMLSGLVLGFSYFLLIRRQQKKQKTELTQNGEGAKTIERETTTAL